The proteins below come from a single Ptychodera flava strain L36383 chromosome 6, AS_Pfla_20210202, whole genome shotgun sequence genomic window:
- the LOC139134492 gene encoding uncharacterized protein, protein MADNGTPTQMSSIESRLETLCKKVDSLSSMSSTLQELQQSVNFMNTFFDDYKTQMQELITVNTALRKKLEVTESKLKAAEEEIDDLQQYTHGIPETQDEDTDKIVMKVANAVGVSVAESDIDISHRLPKRQGQHTSTIIVRFTRRSVRNNLYKSKKHLRNKNASDIGLRSPVQQNSRIYINEQLTTKNKKLFHEVNKRKTARWKYIWTQNGHIYLRKEDSSPVVKMKSYEDLHHIK, encoded by the coding sequence ATGGCGGACAATGGAACTCCAACCCAAATGTCAAGTATTGAAAGCAGACTTGAGACACTATGCAAGAAAGTTGACAGCCTTTCGTCGATGTCCAGTACATTGCAAGAACTACAACAATCGGTAAATTTTATGAACACTTTCTTTGACGACTACAAAACACAAATGCAAGAACTTATTACAGTGAACACGGCATTGCGTAAGAAGTTGGAAGTAACTGAAAGCAAACTTAAAGCAGCGGAGGAAGAAATCGATGATTTACAACAGTATACCCACGGTATACCGGAAACGCAAGATGAGGACACTgacaaaattgtaatgaaaGTGGCAAATGCAGTTGGTGTATCCGTGGCAGAGAGTGACATTGACATTAGTCACCGCTTGCCTAAAAGGCAAGGACAACATACCTCTACCATCATTGTTCGATTTACTAGAAGAAGCGTGAGAAATAATCTATACAAATCCAAGAAACATCTACGTAACAAGAATGCGTCAGACATTGGACTACGTTCTCCCGTACAACAGAACTCGCGTATCTACATCAATGAACAACTCACCAccaagaacaagaaattgtttcACGAAGTCAACAAAAGGAAAACAGCGAGATGGAAGTACATTTGGACACAAAACGGACACATATATCTCAGGAAAGAAGACAGCTCCCCTGTTGTGAAGATGAAATCATATGAAGATCTTCATCACATCAAATAA